Proteins from a single region of Hordeum vulgare subsp. vulgare chromosome 6H, MorexV3_pseudomolecules_assembly, whole genome shotgun sequence:
- the LOC123403928 gene encoding uncharacterized protein LOC123403928 translates to MMYCSCVWCGLSSSLKKNVVVAAGVRAPRKTTVSCSFFFPPSSSSVRAREREVCRETKRGRARARARPPQLVFRASVQEITGDHGARPTRQRCERIGVDGDADAHAGQLQGVGDQGTCDSRCPHRVGGGDAGRRSGERQEGQGAARDAPWSAARGRDAAGGDEAHRQGGMGLLEGEVRRRQSCPRGEVGTLRGNFDRLKMADGEALDAYAGRLAGITARSASLGETLGDAVLVKKLQDTVPDRFFPVVAGIEQLCDTATMAFDEALGRLRAFDERVRRRGQDDGERGAEQLLMTAAQWAAQERRHGGARDDDDGKSVASSNGGNRSGRCYKCGVRGHFKRDCPKLRREPAAERALLADAVEVKDDDLL, encoded by the coding sequence ATGATGTACTGCTCTTGTGTGTGGTGTGGGTTGAGTTCGAGCTTAAAGAAAAACGTTGTTGTTGCGGCGGGCGTTCGTGCGCCAAGGAAAACCACCGTGTCCtgttccttcttcttccctccttcttcctcctcggtacGAGCCAGAGAGAGAGAAGTGTGCAGAGAGACAAAGAGAGGTAGAGCTAGGGCAAGGGCTAGACCCCCACAATTGGTATTCAGAGCTTCGGTTCAGGAGATCACCGGGGACCATGGCGCTCGTCCCACACGGCAGCGGTGCGAGCGGATCGGTGTCGATGGCGATGCCGATGCTCACGCCGGACAACTACAAGGTGTGGGTGATCAAGGCACATGCGATTCTCGATGTCCACACCGTGTGGGAGGCGGTGACGCCGGGCGACGCAGCGGTGAACGCCAAGAAGGACAAGGCGCGGCGCGCGATGCTCCTTGGAGCGCTGCCCGAGGACGTGATGCTGCAGGTGGCGACGAAGCTCACCGCCAAGGAGGTATGGGACTCCTTGAAGGTGAGGTTCGTCGGCGCCAATCGTGTCCGCGCGGCGAGGTTGGGACGCTGCGCGGGAACTTTGACCGTCTGAAGATGGCGGACGGCGAGGCGCTGGACGCGTACGCCGGGAGGCTGGCAGGGATAACGGCGCGGTCCGCGAGCCTAGGGGAGACGCTCGGCGACGCGGTGCTCGTGAAGAAGCTGCAGGACACCGTCCCGGATCGGTTCTTCCCCGTCGTCGCCGGCATCGAGCAGTTATGTGACACGGCGACCATGGCATTCGACGAGGCGCTCGGGCGGCTGCGTGCGTTCGACGAGCGGGTTCGGCGTCGTGGACAAGACGACGGCGAGCGCGGGGCTGAGCAGCTGCTCATGACGGCGGCGCAGTGGGCAGCGCAGGAGCGTCGACATGGCGGTGCtcgggacgacgacgacggcaagagCGTGGCGTCGAGCAACGGCGGGAACCGCTCTGGACGCTGCTACAAGTGCGGCGTGCGCGGCCACTTCAAGAGGGACTGCCCCAAGCTGCGGAGGGAGCCGGCGGCGGAACGCGCGCTGCTGGCGGACGCCGTCGAAGTCAAGGACGACGATCTCCTCTGA